From one Henningerozyma blattae CBS 6284 chromosome 1, complete genome genomic stretch:
- the SUM1 gene encoding Sum1p (similar to Saccharomyces cerevisiae SUM1 (YDR310C); ancestral locus Anc_5.333), with the protein MDEIPSEPNDSQQNGPNCEQSQMHSLNEDNISQSANNVETSINQDENTNIGDSNSKTFESVKAESETLTSDIIILSKNFNEFKKTMVSKDVEQLSTMEDFFKSLQKLTHNQSVLENKLHDALKNQINTDNLVNSLNYKLSNLTNKFALLNEKINSEGLSSILNSNNTTSHQSAVSSHTQINDSHISTSSHGHHHTSSKRGPGRPRKDGQSPHARNNIINNNNNNNSNNINTSNYSDYSNSKNSLPLGNVNTPKSKRYFFDPLAKNDDSANSSNGLHNIKQEHTHSSITSNKSSSGPPSSAPIKKRRGRPPKKRTVDTVIININNPASTALNHRQLLSSTQDSPSAQSKKNSQGNQDLTATSENKGTTDGNENSTKEQSVESTTVSPSASSDPDYINNPRRNSTVNNTATTMNNNSTANEDTTSGLDQLASNRSSNNQQSSSGNANDNNNTTNDYEYDSSLDDSRKQKELDRRRDDRERMLVSLKYNDRDKAKSFMESNKKLLQAMKDEERRKKMSSNDYSSPPNSSIQTIFPHQHHLSNVSSIHDATENQHSIDDINKQTSNNNSLAVENSNNPNNPNSPNINDTDNSSLKRRRSDLGVEDDIQNAMNKHFLNFDDPLHKRPNTNPTSNGSELENDHNNNNTMDASHGTEHDGSHPFSDQSISDSLNAATAAAAAAVAAVNGDPDMVFQNDDSVDVRTNNDNNDPNAVDNQWNDSTQQSLLDKDVSSLMENELSMIGKDNLNGTPNDESANNNNTTTLTTHASHSIPEDSSMSIKVDSNDDLDDISGDTPIELICRSGFFYLRGEPRKPINTGSYLKFKFKPKEDELLRSTLTEDLDDHRAERMNSYALKADIEVETNFAFSILSGTTLTERYVNSLEYFLMEFRWENRLVDLGLKLRESKRTWQRRKALFTLFEFWRDQSREKRGFHNYSILHAVKEMENYRIFINRSVSWFYNHITLLKMILYDLCDNTETQWREWMYPKNKPIPTIGENGITTETINEVIDNALTLDFLDDGTENKEVKSSQIAPPE; encoded by the coding sequence atggaTGAAATACCATCTGAACCAAATGATAGTCAACAAAATGGCCCAAATTGTGAACAATCTCAAATGCATTCTttaaatgaagataatATTTCTCAATCAGCAAATAACGTAGAAACTTCCATTAATCAAGATgaaaatactaatattGGCGACAGTAATTCAAAAACTTTCGAATCTGTAAAAGCTGAATCTGAGACACTAACATCtgatataattattttaagcaagaattttaatgaatttaagaAGACAATGGTTTCCAAAGATGTAGAACAATTGTCAACTATGgaagatttttttaaatcacTACAAAAATTAACTCATAACCAGTCtgttttagaaaataaattacatGATGCTTTGaagaatcaaataaatactGATAATTTAGTTAATTCCctaaattacaaattgaGTAATTTAACCAACAAATTTGCcttattaaatgaaaaaataaattctgAGGGCTTAAGTTcgatattaaattcaaataatactactaGTCACCAATCTGCTGTATCATCTCACACACAAATTAACGATTCTCATATCTCTACATCATCACATGGCCACCATCACACCAGCTCAAAGAGAGGACCGGGTAGACCAAGAAAAGATGGACAAAGCCCACATGCAAGAAACAACAtcatcaacaacaacaacaacaacaacagtaataatatcaatactaGTAATTATTCagattattcaaattcaaaaaattctttgCCATTAGGCAATGTTAATACTccaaaatcaaaaagatACTTTTTTGATCCACTTGCCAAAAATGATGATTCTGCAAATAGTTCTAATGGGTTACATAATATTAAGCAAGAACATACACATTCATCTATTACTTCAAACAAATCTTCATCAGGCCCACCTTCATCGGCCCCAATTAAAAAGAGAAGAGGTAGACCACCCAAGAAGAGAACTGTTGACACGGTGATTATTAACATTAATAACCCTGCTTCCACTGCACTAAACCATCGTCAATTATTGAGTAGCACACAAGATTCTCCGTCTGCAcaatcaaagaaaaattcacAAGGAAATCAAGACTTGACTGCTACCTCCGAAAACAAGGGTACCACTGATGGAAATGAAAACTCTACTAAAGAACAATCTGTTGAATCAACTACCGTGTCACCTTCTGCATCATCCGATCCtgattatattaataatccaagaagaaattcaaCTGTAAATAATACTGCAACAActatgaataataattcaactGCAAATGAAGACACTACTTCTGGACTCGATCAACTTGCATCCAACAGATCTTCTAATAACCAACAATCCTCCTCTGGAAATGCGAacgataataataatactacaaATGACTATGAATATGATTCCTCGTTAGATGACTCTcgaaaacaaaaagaattgGATAGAAGAAGGGATGATCGTGAGCGAATGTTAGTATCACTGAAATATAATGATCGTGATAAGGCAAAATCATTTATGGAGtcaaataagaaattattacaagcaatgaaagatgaagaaagaaggaaaaaaatgTCATCAAATGACTATTCTTCGCCACCAAATTCATCAATCCAAACAATCTTCCCCCATCAGCATCACTTATCAAATGTTTCCTCTATTCATGATGCTACTGAGAATCAACATtcaattgatgatattaacAAACAAACTTCAAATAACAACTCATTAGCAGTAGAGAACTcaaataatccaaataatcCCAATAGTCCCAACATAAATGATACagataattcttctttgaaACGTAGAAGATCGGATCTTGGAGTTGAAGATGATATTCAAAATGCAATGAAtaaacattttttaaattttgatgatCCTTTGCATAAGAGACCAAATACCAACCCAACATCTAATGGTAGTGAACTGGAGAATGACcataataacaacaatacTATGGATGCATCCCATGGAACCGAACATGATGGATCACATCCATTCTCTGATCAATCAATTTCTGATTCATTAAATGCCGCCACTGCAGCTGCAGCAGCAGCCGTCGCAGCAGTAAATGGAGATCCTGACATGGTATTCCAAAATGATGACAGTGTTGACGTGAGaactaataatgataacaATGATCCTAATGCTGTCGATAACCAATGGAATGACTCTACCCAGCAAAGCCTTTTGGATAAGGATGTTTCATCCTTAATGGAAAATGAACTTAGCATGATAGGAAAggataatttaaatggtACACCTAATGACGAAAgtgctaataataataatacaactaCTTTAACAACACATGCTAGTCATTCAATTCCTGAGGATTCATCTATGAGCATTAAGGTAGACAGTAATGATGATCTTGACGATATTTCAGGTGACACACCTATCGAACTAATATGTAGGTCAggtttcttttatttaagaGGAGAGCCAAGAAAACCAATCAACACTGGAAGCTATTTGaagtttaaatttaagCCAAAAGAAGATGAGTTGTTACGTTCAACTCTAACTGAGGATCTTGATGACCATAGAGCTGAACGTATGAATTCTTACGCTTTAAAAGCTGATATTGAAGTCGAAACAAACTTCGCATTCAGTATACTAAGTGGAACAACACTAACTGAAAGATATGTCAATAGTTTAGAATATTTCTTGATGGAGTTTAGATGGGAGAATAGACTTGTGGATTTAGGTTTAAAACTACGCGAAAGTAAAAGAACGTGGCAAAGACGTAAGGCATTATTtacattatttgaattctgGAGAGACCAATCAAGAGAGAAGAGAGGGTTCCATAATTACTCAATTTTACACGCTGTAAAGGAGATGGAAAATTATCGTATCTTTATCAATCGATCCGTATCTTGGTTTTACAATCATATAACACTACTAAAAATGATTCTTTATGACTTATGTGACAATACAGAAACTCAGTGGAGAGAATGGATGTATCCAAAGAATAAACCTATTCCAACCATTGGAGAAAATGGCATTACTACAGAAACTATAAATGAAGTTATTGACAATGCTTTAACCTTAGATTTCTTAGATGATGGTACTGAAAACAAAGAAGTTAAATCTTCTCAAATTGCACCACCAgaataa
- the TFB1 gene encoding TFIIH/NER complex subunit TFB1 (similar to Saccharomyces cerevisiae TFB1 (YDR311W); ancestral locus Anc_5.336) has translation MSHSGAATYKKNSGMINIDEDQSPAEFIWRSTSGNKVIKIVLDTIDKLQATPASSDKMMLRLISKVPSTPPPPQTNPLGLDHVNKKLKLDPAVSKITRENSDASTMSTPTTTVSPTPLDTPSAPVKPVTYMFTFNNRTVMDNIKITLQHIISRYKDDEIWEEKKRKESSQLPLDSSLSNSNLSDATNGITSTANGHSNLSVPLINTSALDDSLSKSKLLINFKLQQSLLKENKPLMRIFQDTVIHSGLPPEEFWSTRISQLRAFALSTSQKIGPYNVLSTIKPVASSDNKVNVNISREKISSIFSNYPIVKKAYTDNVPKNFKEPEFWARFFSSKLFRKLRGEKIMQNDRGDVIIDRYLKLDQEYDRKDDEMLLHPVKKSIDLDGNLEDDPVRRGNKQDFTMQPGVDINGNSDGTIDILKGMNRLSEKMILSLENEYSRSNLQNNNNDDMDKIEVEEIQINDLKDNSATDYAMIHLNMNQHVSTKDDEDSVSSLNGGSKTKITKEEIKEKITQVTESLVKEMDLTQVEEKGSNINSEINKRVIGFVKINAKQAKHNNLDSTLGTFIGNDKNAKDARTDIPTDLLESCRMLHTTCCEFLKHFYIHFQSGEPKQANLVKKLYIHLKDCSEKIHELLSDVKQGDGEQVAMICNSYLRSTLASLHLAIEKYDNVTKNFQEKLKRMNTPIQV, from the coding sequence ATGTCTCATTCTGGTGCTGCAacttacaaaaaaaattcaggTATGATTAATATCGATGAAGACCAGTCTCCTGCGGAATTTATATGGAGATCAACATCTGGGAATAAAGTTATCAAGATTGTATTGGAtacaattgataaattacaaGCCACTCCAGCATCCAGTGATAAAATGATGTTACGACTGATATCAAAGGTTCCTTCAACTCCCCCTCCTCCACAAACAAACCCTCTTGGATTAGATCATGTCAATAAAAAGCTGAAACTAGATCCAGCAGTTTCTAAAATAACTAGAGAAAATTCAGATGCATCTACTATGAGTACTCCGACCACCACAGTTTCTCCTACCCCACTTGATACACCATCAGCTCCAGTAAAACCAGTTACATATATGTTTACATTCAATAATAGAACAGTTATGGATAATATAAAGATTACATTACAGCATATCATTTCCCGTTATAAGGATGATGAAATCTgggaagaaaaaaagaggAAAGAGTCTTCTCAATTGCCACTAGATTCTTCCttatctaattcaaatcTATCAGATGCCACCAATGGGATTACTTCTACAGCTAATGGACATTCCAATCTTTCGGTCCCACTAATCAATACCTCTGCTTTAGATGATTCCTTATCAAagtcaaaattattaataaattttaaattacaGCAATCATTGTTAAAGGAGAATAAGCCACTTATGCGAATCTTTCAAGACACTGTCATTCATTCAGGATTGCCTCCAGAAGAATTTTGGTCTACTCGTATTTCACAATTACGTGCTTTTGCATTATCTACATCTCAGAAGATCGGTCCATATAACGTTTTATCTACCATTAAGCCAGTGGCATCATCTGATAATAAAGTTAATGTTAATATTTCAAGGGAAAAGATCTCCagtattttttcaaactaTCCAATTGTTAAAAAAGCTTACACAGATAACGTGCCAAAGAATTTTAAGGAGCCTGAATTTTGGGCTAGATTTTTCtcatcaaaattatttagaaaattaagaggtgaaaaaattatgcaAAATGATAGAGGTgatgttattattgatagATACTTAAAATTAGATCAAGAATATGATAGgaaagatgatgaaatgTTGTTACATCCTGTGAAGAAGAGTATTGATTTAGATGGTAATCTTGAAGATGACCCTGTGCGTCGTGGGAATAAACAAGATTTTACAATGCAGCCAGGAGTTGATATCAATGGTAATAGTGATGGTACAATCGATATTTTAAAGGGTATGAATAGATTAAGTGAAAAGATGATTCTttctttagaaaatgaatattcaaGATCTAATCtgcaaaataataacaatgatGATATGGATAAAATTGAAGTGgaagaaattcaaataaatgattTGAAGGATAATTCTGCAACTGATTATGCAatgattcatttaaatatgaaCCAACATGTAAGCACTAaggatgatgaagataGTGTTTCCTCCTTAAATGGTGGATCAAAGACGAAGATTACCAAggaagaaattaaagagAAGATCACACAAGTTACCGAAAGTTTAGTAAAGGAAATGGATCTAACTCAGGTCGAAGAAAAGGGTAGCAATATTAATAGTGAAATTAATAAGCGTGTAATCGGTTTTGTTAAGATAAATGCAAAACAAGCAAAGCATAACAATTTGGATTCAACATTGGGTACCTTCATTGGGAATGATAAAAATGCAAAGGATGCACGCACAGATATTCCAAcagatttattagaaagTTGTCGTATGTTGCATACCACTTGCTGTGaatttttgaaacatttttatatacatTTCCAAAGCGGAGAACCAAAACAGGCAAACTTGGTCaaaaaattgtatattcatttaaaagattGTAGCGAAAAGATTCACGAGTTATTGTCTGACGTTAAACAAGGTGATGGTGAGCAAGTTGCTATGATATGTAATTCTTACTTAAGATCTACCTTGGCTTCCCTTCATTTagctattgaaaaatatgataacGTTACTAAGAATTTCCaggaaaaattaaaacgAATGAATACACCAATTCAAGTTTAA